The Polyangiaceae bacterium genome includes a region encoding these proteins:
- a CDS encoding translocation/assembly module TamB, which yields MARLLCAVFALIGAVPLALAVAVRSRPVLDWASRETARVLQQELGVTASYRVEMQLLPLRVALKDLVVPASDGGAPFLVAESASVRPKFFSLLAGRLDVGDVEIQRPRTRLVLRDGKLANLSYRLPETKAPSKKMERAPFASLGVTEAELDLDIDGFRVKTGPIDLDVFADKGPSFEVGLRAAETSIVSPRKVTLKAAETAPNRRGELDAGSQREFTYTAYDEDVVCQLDVRLRVEGDKLLVRRLALLGVADQDPAENTLPKCLAEDDESAARVALRLSQLRVEPRAGQTPLVDGHVVARAPAAITNRYVNMAPLAGWAAFAGDVRWDGRTKLPEIRGRLRGGDLQLDVYRLAKKLDASVELENDRIDISRFETHFAEGVLVVSDARIEPLAKGAPITAARVDGTNQSFSALMRDLGVTPDTIVTWDLDKTRVTKIKGTLSPLRIDADLAAETSDFEVYNRAYHDPARKHMIGVHAASIRGRVAVRPNALEFVDTKATFGKSTVLASLVSIGFHNDIELKIGKGSKIDLSDVSPLVDIPWAGTADLAVQMAGKSGDPLLTGDLAISKFEFGGFPVGDIKSSKVKFRPLVVDLTDVRGQKGKSDFVVPTARLDFDSGSTVLLDANLQSERFDLRDFLAMFLFDQDPRFDPIFGAGKVDARVHYDLGGKKDRCGGGYLSVLGRVDMKNLDLFEEKYDAGRADFEFRWLDRDASYLGIEMDVPSMTLSKGTGTLLGSLSMRKGGVVRGNLVGTSVPLSKIDSMGTLGALVEARGSGIAEVSGSVDELAFTSHVRVSPMRVGSQTLPSSELGITLKPVKRPLKVVGRTRCGGAVTAPFDRAEWESDPTAGTFHVDGKMFGGQVAFKDLRVTRQRKKNVKGRLDFQDLDLGAFAELAPSGASGKTTGKLSGKMQIDDLLLDRPSAAKGTFVIERLAVARGGLGAEVLPGSKPIALADGKLSMPALALALRTPGGQESIFDVKGTVGDLGKSSTVDASLALRPMDLEKLSGAFPRVQSVKGKLAGGLKVTGPVAALRYQGGFDLDGGEVLLRGFAPITQVKVSLNVDNDELRLTRGSARIGSGSLKIAGSAPLKGFQLGSATGTITARDIALPLAEGVKGSVDADLQAKWEPPADGESERKLPSVTGNVLLKSFEYTRPVVMTADIATLAQRGKRTAFEAYDPADDFIDFDVTLKSDRALKLRNNLIEAELQLDPEGLTLAGTNQRFGMRGEVKLKQGGTIKLRRNEFEIRQGVVRFDDLTRIAPQVDVTAVTEYRRYSESSQAEKGAQSTSSSGGSQAGAAQGGRWRISMRAHGDADKLNIDLTSDPALAQDDIFLLLTVGLTRAELDQAQSASVGESVALEALGTLSGADRAVTEALPVIDEFRFGSAYSSRTGRTEPTVTIGKRLAERIRANVTSGLAESREIRSNLEWRLNNRVSLEGSYDNVNDISSSSLGNLGADIRWRLEFE from the coding sequence TTGGCGAGGCTTTTGTGCGCCGTCTTCGCGCTGATCGGCGCCGTCCCCCTCGCGCTCGCGGTGGCCGTGCGCTCGCGTCCGGTGCTCGATTGGGCGTCGCGGGAGACCGCCAGGGTGCTCCAGCAGGAGCTCGGGGTCACGGCGAGCTACCGCGTCGAGATGCAGCTTCTACCGCTCAGGGTCGCGTTGAAGGACCTGGTGGTGCCCGCTTCCGACGGCGGCGCGCCGTTCCTCGTCGCGGAGAGCGCCTCGGTGCGTCCCAAGTTCTTCTCACTCCTGGCGGGCCGGCTCGACGTGGGGGACGTCGAGATCCAACGGCCGCGCACTCGGCTGGTCCTGCGTGACGGCAAGCTCGCGAACCTCAGCTACCGCTTGCCGGAGACGAAGGCTCCGTCCAAGAAGATGGAGCGCGCGCCCTTCGCCTCGCTCGGCGTCACCGAGGCGGAGCTCGATCTCGACATTGACGGCTTCCGCGTGAAGACCGGCCCCATCGACCTGGACGTCTTCGCCGACAAGGGCCCATCCTTCGAGGTCGGCCTGCGCGCAGCCGAGACCAGCATCGTGTCGCCGCGCAAGGTGACGCTGAAGGCGGCGGAGACCGCGCCGAACCGCCGCGGCGAGCTCGACGCCGGCAGTCAGCGCGAGTTCACCTACACGGCGTACGACGAAGACGTGGTGTGCCAGCTCGACGTGCGGTTGCGCGTCGAGGGCGACAAGCTGCTGGTGCGGCGGCTGGCCCTGCTCGGCGTGGCCGATCAGGATCCGGCGGAGAACACCCTGCCCAAGTGTCTCGCGGAGGACGACGAGAGCGCCGCACGGGTGGCGCTCCGCTTGTCGCAGCTCCGGGTCGAGCCACGCGCCGGGCAGACCCCGCTGGTGGACGGGCACGTGGTGGCCCGCGCGCCGGCCGCCATCACCAACCGCTACGTGAACATGGCGCCGCTGGCGGGCTGGGCGGCCTTCGCCGGCGACGTGCGCTGGGACGGCCGCACCAAGCTGCCGGAGATCCGCGGCCGCCTGCGCGGCGGCGATCTCCAGCTCGACGTGTACCGGTTGGCGAAGAAGCTCGACGCCAGCGTCGAGCTCGAGAACGACCGCATCGACATCTCGCGCTTCGAGACCCACTTCGCCGAGGGCGTCCTGGTGGTCAGCGACGCGCGCATCGAGCCTCTGGCGAAGGGCGCGCCCATCACCGCGGCGCGGGTGGACGGGACCAACCAGTCGTTCTCCGCGCTGATGCGCGACCTGGGCGTGACGCCGGACACCATCGTGACCTGGGATCTCGACAAGACCCGCGTCACCAAGATCAAAGGCACGCTCTCGCCGCTGCGCATCGACGCGGACCTCGCGGCCGAGACCTCGGACTTCGAGGTGTACAACCGCGCGTACCACGACCCCGCGAGGAAGCACATGATCGGCGTACACGCCGCCAGCATCCGCGGGCGCGTCGCCGTGCGGCCGAATGCCCTCGAGTTCGTCGACACCAAGGCGACGTTCGGCAAGAGCACGGTGCTGGCTTCGCTGGTGTCGATCGGCTTCCACAACGACATCGAGCTGAAGATCGGCAAAGGCTCGAAGATCGACCTCTCGGACGTGAGCCCGCTGGTGGACATACCCTGGGCCGGCACCGCCGACCTGGCCGTGCAGATGGCTGGAAAATCGGGCGATCCGTTGCTGACCGGCGATCTCGCCATCTCGAAGTTCGAGTTCGGCGGCTTCCCGGTCGGGGACATCAAGAGCAGCAAGGTCAAGTTCCGCCCGCTGGTCGTGGACCTGACCGACGTGCGCGGGCAGAAGGGCAAGAGCGACTTCGTGGTACCGACCGCGCGCCTCGACTTCGACAGCGGCTCCACGGTGCTCCTGGACGCCAACCTGCAGTCCGAGCGCTTCGACCTTCGGGACTTCTTGGCGATGTTCCTGTTCGACCAGGACCCGCGCTTCGATCCCATCTTCGGCGCCGGCAAGGTGGACGCGCGCGTTCACTACGACCTCGGCGGCAAGAAGGACCGCTGCGGGGGCGGCTACCTGAGCGTGCTCGGGCGCGTGGACATGAAGAACCTCGATCTCTTCGAGGAGAAATACGACGCCGGCCGCGCCGATTTCGAGTTCCGCTGGCTCGACCGCGACGCCAGCTACCTCGGCATCGAGATGGACGTGCCGAGCATGACTCTGTCCAAGGGCACCGGCACTCTGCTGGGCTCGCTGAGCATGCGGAAGGGTGGCGTGGTGCGCGGCAACCTGGTGGGCACCTCCGTGCCGCTCTCGAAGATCGACAGTATGGGCACGCTGGGCGCGCTGGTGGAGGCCCGCGGCAGCGGCATCGCCGAGGTCAGCGGCAGCGTGGACGAGCTGGCCTTCACCAGCCACGTGCGGGTCTCGCCGATGCGAGTGGGCAGCCAGACGCTGCCCAGCTCCGAGCTGGGGATCACGCTGAAACCCGTGAAACGCCCGCTCAAGGTGGTAGGCCGCACACGCTGCGGTGGAGCGGTGACGGCACCCTTCGATCGCGCGGAGTGGGAGTCGGATCCAACCGCCGGCACCTTCCACGTGGACGGCAAGATGTTCGGCGGCCAGGTCGCCTTCAAGGACCTGCGCGTGACCCGCCAGCGCAAGAAGAACGTGAAGGGAAGGCTGGACTTCCAGGACCTGGACCTGGGCGCCTTCGCCGAGCTCGCGCCTTCCGGGGCGAGCGGCAAGACCACCGGCAAGCTGAGCGGCAAGATGCAGATCGACGACCTCTTGCTCGATCGCCCGAGCGCGGCCAAGGGCACGTTCGTCATCGAGCGCCTGGCGGTCGCGCGCGGCGGGCTGGGGGCGGAGGTGTTGCCCGGCTCGAAGCCCATCGCGCTCGCCGACGGCAAGCTCAGCATGCCGGCGCTGGCGCTGGCGCTGCGTACCCCGGGCGGGCAGGAGAGCATCTTCGACGTGAAAGGCACGGTCGGCGATCTGGGCAAGAGCTCGACCGTGGACGCCTCGCTAGCGCTCAGGCCAATGGACCTCGAGAAGCTCTCCGGAGCGTTCCCGCGCGTTCAGAGCGTGAAGGGCAAGCTCGCCGGTGGGCTCAAGGTGACTGGTCCGGTAGCGGCGCTACGCTACCAGGGCGGTTTCGACCTCGACGGCGGTGAGGTGCTGCTCCGCGGCTTCGCGCCCATCACCCAGGTGAAGGTCTCGCTCAACGTGGACAACGACGAGCTCAGGCTGACGCGGGGCTCCGCGCGCATCGGCTCCGGGTCGCTGAAGATCGCCGGCAGCGCGCCGCTCAAGGGCTTCCAGCTCGGCAGCGCCACCGGCACCATCACCGCCCGCGACATCGCGCTGCCGCTGGCCGAGGGCGTGAAGGGCAGCGTGGACGCCGATCTTCAGGCCAAGTGGGAGCCCCCCGCCGACGGCGAGAGCGAGCGCAAGCTGCCGAGCGTCACCGGCAACGTGCTGCTCAAGTCCTTCGAGTACACGCGGCCCGTGGTCATGACCGCGGACATCGCGACCCTGGCCCAGCGCGGCAAGCGCACCGCGTTCGAGGCCTACGATCCGGCGGACGACTTCATCGACTTCGACGTGACGCTGAAGAGCGATCGCGCGCTCAAGCTGCGCAACAACCTGATCGAGGCCGAGCTCCAGCTCGATCCAGAGGGGCTCACCCTGGCGGGCACCAACCAGCGCTTCGGCATGCGCGGCGAGGTGAAGCTCAAGCAAGGTGGGACCATCAAGCTCCGGCGCAACGAGTTCGAGATCCGCCAGGGCGTGGTGCGCTTCGACGACCTGACGCGCATCGCGCCGCAGGTGGACGTGACCGCCGTCACCGAGTACCGCCGCTATAGCGAGTCGAGCCAGGCCGAGAAGGGCGCGCAGTCCACGTCGAGCTCCGGCGGGAGCCAGGCCGGCGCCGCCCAGGGCGGCCGCTGGCGCATCTCGATGCGCGCCCACGGCGACGCGGACAAGCTCAACATCGACCTGACCAGCGATCCGGCGCTGGCGCAGGACGACATCTTCCTGCTCCTCACCGTGGGCCTGACGCGCGCGGAGCTGGATCAGGCCCAGAGCGCCAGCGTGGGTGAGAGCGTGGCGCTCGAGGCCCTGGGCACCTTGAGCGGCGCCGACCGTGCGGTGACCGAGGCGCTGCCGGTGATCGACGAGTTCCGCTTCGGCAGCGCGTATTCGTCGCGCACCGGGCGCACCGAGCCCACCGTGACCATCGGCAAGCGCCTGGCCGAGCGCATCCGCGCCAACGTGACCAGCGGCCTGGCCGAGTCCCGCGAGATCCGCTCGAACCTGGAGTGGCGCCTGAACAACCGCGTCAGCCTGGAGGGCTCCTACGACAACGTGAACGACATCTCGAGCTCGTCACTCGGCAACTTGGG
- a CDS encoding endonuclease/exonuclease/phosphatase family protein: MRRIAALLVPFALALAAVGCPGTEQDFSTPTQDAEPGPPDAAVEAEAGPPQPVRVMNWNVKNLYNDKRDSLEIAEADETIVPTAEYQAKLDAISGVISGEKPQVVILQEVENQAVVDDLGQKLGGYPHRAITQGNDPRGIDIAVLSELAFQLGPSHKDEFFKASTDPTQTFKFARDVLEVHLNVNTRHLALLGIHFKAEDGDPKSAVKRIAEAEQTRKIATGIRLADQYAAIVVLGDFNCTPGSDPMNALAGSAPLLFSSATETMPAAERYSVTFGGNPQLYDDQIVDPTAKSLLDPGSVTILHAGAVNTASDHDPVVATYQLH; encoded by the coding sequence ATGCGCCGAATCGCCGCGCTGCTCGTCCCCTTCGCCCTGGCCCTGGCCGCGGTGGGTTGCCCCGGCACGGAGCAGGACTTCTCCACGCCGACCCAGGACGCCGAGCCGGGGCCGCCGGACGCGGCGGTCGAGGCCGAAGCCGGCCCGCCCCAGCCGGTCCGGGTGATGAACTGGAACGTGAAGAACCTCTACAACGACAAGCGCGACAGCCTGGAGATCGCGGAGGCGGACGAGACCATCGTGCCGACGGCCGAGTACCAGGCCAAGCTCGACGCCATCTCGGGCGTCATCTCAGGCGAGAAACCCCAGGTCGTGATCCTCCAGGAAGTCGAGAACCAGGCGGTGGTGGACGACCTGGGCCAGAAGCTCGGCGGGTATCCGCACCGCGCCATCACGCAGGGCAACGATCCGCGCGGGATCGACATCGCGGTGCTGTCGGAGCTGGCGTTCCAGCTCGGGCCCTCGCACAAGGACGAGTTCTTCAAGGCCTCCACCGATCCGACCCAGACCTTCAAGTTCGCGCGCGACGTGCTCGAAGTCCACCTGAACGTGAACACTCGGCACCTGGCCCTCCTGGGCATCCATTTCAAGGCCGAGGACGGCGATCCGAAGAGCGCCGTGAAGCGCATCGCCGAGGCCGAGCAGACCCGCAAGATCGCCACCGGCATCCGCCTCGCGGATCAGTACGCGGCCATCGTGGTGCTCGGCGACTTCAACTGCACGCCGGGCTCGGATCCGATGAACGCCCTGGCGGGCTCGGCGCCGCTGCTCTTTTCGAGCGCCACCGAGACCATGCCGGCCGCCGAACGTTACAGCGTGACCTTCGGCGGAAACCCGCAGCTCTACGACGACCAGATCGTGGACCCGACGGCGAAGAGCCTGCTCGACCCCGGGTCGGTGACCATCCTGCACGCCGGCGCCGTGAACACCGCGAGCGACCACGACCCGGTGGTCGCGACGTACCAGCTCCACTGA